The Hypomesus transpacificus isolate Combined female chromosome 3, fHypTra1, whole genome shotgun sequence genome has a window encoding:
- the LOC124486498 gene encoding RAS guanyl-releasing protein 1-like, with protein sequence MKCAHRRGQMDSLVQPLVAQYLAMGYQSKENNQHGNTVGMTGKEKEHPHLSPGCASRSRASPPACPPKFLKPSLAQVTQGKVMMSLGNVAKGASWEELIQACLQTFDSEGCVCGSSHLMNITLTMHRLLMSSSDLLQKLSTLFKTAVDDEQSTDCQKICYLIKYWIREFWTMFRLHTSLSDTLEEFQELLRERGQERLCPLLETKWINERDWSWKASQKIKANSSKKRKVSLLFDHLEPIELAEHLTFLEFKSFCRISFGDYQTYIRSCCMKDIPMMERSIALCNGVSQWVQLMVLSRPTSQLRAEVFTKFIQVAQILHLMHNFNTLMAVVGGLCHSSISRLKETSSHVPNELSKALNEMTDLLSSCRNYDNYRQAYSRCAGFKIPILGVHLKDLISVNEAMPDYVEEEKVNVQKMQALYNHINELIQLQQVPPRLEANKDLVHLLTLSLDLYYTEDEIYELSYARESRNCKAPPATPCRPPVVVDWAPGVAPKPDPRTISKHVQRMVDSVFKNYDHDQNGFISHEDFEKIAASFPFSFCVMDKEKEGLISREEITAYFMRASVICSKLGLGFVHNFQETTYMKPTFCDNCSGFLWGVIKQGYRCRDCGMNCHKLCKDQVAFECKKNAKGHHPTDSPTPGSTSSATGLSEGSEESSFLYPPDESKDWSPESPPRRHPLRRPSALARSGGVDRTTQTEGHIAQDTSRPQPTLLAPASLTPCPSPVPTLLAPASLTPCPSPVPTRKQRHFALWENRDSMGTKPKEPDEETKPTCELLENENQKLQNSNESLRRKLRETEREVEVLKMLLKRHAVHHVDEDSSS encoded by the exons ATGAAGTGCGCTCATCGAAGAGGACAGATGGATAGTCTCGTTCAGCCACTTGTTGCCCAGTATCTGGCTATGGGATATCAATCTAAGGAAAATAACCAACATGGAAATACAGTAGGAATGACTGGGAAGGAAAAAGAACATCC ACACCTCTCTCCTGGATGTGCCTCCAGGTCCAGGGCTTCTCCTCCTGCTTGCCCGCCCAAGTTCCTGAAGCCCAGCCTGGCCCAGGTGACTCAGGGGAAGGTGATGATGTCTCTGGGAAATGTCGCCAAGGGAGCGAGCTGGGAGGAACTCATCCAGGCCTGTCTCCAGACCTTTG ACtcggaggggtgtgtgtgtgggagcagcCATCTGATGAACATCACCCTGACCATGCACCGGCTCCTCATGTCATCCAGCGATCTCCTGCAGAAGCTCTCCACCCT ATTTAAAACGGCCGTGGATGATGAACAGTCTACAGATTGCCAGAAGATCTGCTACCTCAtcaa gtACTGGATCAGGGAGTTCTGGACGATGTTTCGGCTCCACACCAGCCTGTCCGACACTCTGGAGGAGTTCCAGGAGCTGCTTAGAGAGCGCGGTCAGGAGAGGCTGTGTCCTCTGCTGGAGACCAAATGGAT AAATGAAAGGGACTGGTCGTGGAAGGCGAGTCAGAAGATCAAGGCCAACAGCAGTAAGAAGAGAAAAGTCTCTCTGCTGTTTGACCACCTGGAGCCCATCGAGCTAGCAGAACACCTAACCTTCCTGGAGTTCAAGTCCTTCTGCAGGATATCA TTTGGAGACTACCAGACTTACATCCGCAGCTGCTGCATGAAGGACATTCCTATGATGGAACGGTCCATTGCGCTGTGTAATGGCGTCTCCCAGTGGGTGCAGCTCATGGTTCTGAGCAGGCCTACATCCCAGCTGAGAGCTGAAGTCTTCACTAAGTTCATCCAAGTGGCTCAG atcCTCCATCTGATGCACAACTTCAACACCCTGATGGCCGTGGTGGGGGGCTTGTGTCACAGCTCCATCTCCAGGCTGAAGGAGACCAGCTCCCACGTTCCCAACGAGCTCTCCAAG GCACTGAACGAGATGACAGACCTGCTGTCGTCCTGTAGGAACTACGACAACTACCGGCAGGCCTACAGCCGGTGTGCCGGCTTCAAGATCCCCATCCTGGGAGTGCACCTGAAGGACCTCATCTCCGTCAACGAGGCCATGCCGGACtacgtggaggaggagaaggtgaacGTCCAGAAGATGCAGGCGCTCTACAACCACATCAACGAGCTGAtccagctgcagcaggtccCTCCACGGCTGGAGGCCAACAAAGACCTGGTTCACCTACTCACG CTGTCGTTGGACCTGTACTACACTGAAGATGAGATATACGAGCTGTCCTACGCCAGAGAATCCCGGAACTGCAAAGCACCC CCGGCCACCCCCTGTAGGCCTCCTGTGGTGGTGGACTGGGCCCCAGGGGTCGCCCCCAAACCTGACCCCCGAACCATCAGCAAGCACGTTCAGAGGATGGTGGAT TCTGTGTTTAAAAACTATGACCATGACCAGAATGGCTTCATCTCCCACGAGGACTTTGAGAAAATCGCTGCTAGCTTTCCCTTCTCCTTCTGTGTTATGGACAAAGAAAA GGAGGGCCTCATTAGCAGAGAGGAGATCACGGCATACTTTATGCGGGCAAGTGTCATCTGCTCcaagctggggctggggttcgTCCACAACTTCCAGGAGACCACCTACATGAAGCCCACCTTCTGTGACAACTGCTCCGGATTT TTGTGGGGAGTCATCAAACAAGGCTACAGATGCAGAG ACTGTGGGATGAACTGCCACAAGCTGTGTAAGGACCAGGTGGCATTTGAGTGTAAGAAGAATGCCAAAGGACATCATCCCACGGACAGCCCCACACCAGGATCTACATCCAGCGCTACCGGCCTTTCAGAAG GTTCGGAGGAGAGCTCTTTCCTGTATCCTCCAGACGAGTCCAAGGACTGGAGCCCAGAATCTCCCCCGAGACGCCACCCTCTGAGACGGCCCTCTGCGCTGGCCAGGTCCGGGGGGGTGGACCGCACCACCCAGACAGAGGGGCACATTGCCCAAGACACCAGCCGCCCCCAGCCCACCCTCCtggccccagcctccctcaccccctgccccagTCCGGTGCCCACCCTCCtggccccagcctccctcaccccctgccccagTCCGGTGCCCACCCGCAAGCAGCGCCACTTCGCTCTCTGGGAAAACCGAGATTCAATGGGGACCAAGCCCAAGGAACCGGACGAGGAGACCAAACCCACCTGCGAACTCCTAGAAAAC GAAAACCAGAAGCTTCAGAACAGCAACGAGAGCCTTCGCAGGAAGCTTCGTGAGACAGAGCGTGAGGTGGAGGTCCTGAAGATGCTTCTGAAGAGGCATGCAGTGCACCATGTGGACGAGGACTCGTCCTCCTAG